A genomic stretch from Georgenia muralis includes:
- the cydD gene encoding thiol reductant ABC exporter subunit CydD, which yields MKPLDPRLLRHARAARRYIALTAVTGLVTAAAVVAQAVLVARAVSPVVEGRAGWAQAAPLVAALAGVLVLRAVVLVVQESLAHRAARDVVAELREQVLARAVALGPRWLADGNGPRVVTLATRGLDDLEPYFVRYLPQLLLAATVTPATVLVILGLDLTSALIVAATIPLIPVFMWLIGVLTQRFAAERLVAMQRLGAQLLDLLAGLATLKALGRERGPAARVRELGQAYTRTTMATLKVAFLSGAVLEFLASISVALVAVTIGMRMVYGGLDLTTGLTVLMLAPEVYRPLREVGSHFHASADGVAAAEQAFAVLEERPATPGTVPAPDLRRTDIVLDGVSVAAPGRATWAPWRLSARLHPGRVVALAGPSGAGKTTAAQVVLGLLRPEEGSVRLEDVPAAGRTRPAGAEPADADAGPAGLDLADVEPGSWFDQVTWVPQRPVIVPGTVRANVLGDRPVDDDATAAARATGLDTVLAELPRGWETPLGHGGVGLSVGQRQRLALTAALLGSAPLVVLDEPTAHLDAAAEQQVLDAVAALRDQGRTVVVIAHRAALLDLADHVVTVASAPATAEPAEVRS from the coding sequence GTGAAGCCGCTCGACCCACGCCTGCTCAGGCACGCCCGGGCGGCCCGCCGCTACATCGCCCTGACGGCGGTGACAGGGCTCGTCACCGCCGCGGCCGTGGTCGCCCAGGCCGTGCTCGTCGCCCGCGCGGTCTCCCCCGTCGTCGAGGGCCGTGCGGGCTGGGCGCAGGCCGCGCCGCTCGTGGCCGCCCTGGCCGGGGTGCTGGTGCTGCGCGCCGTCGTCCTGGTCGTCCAGGAGTCCCTCGCCCACCGCGCCGCCCGTGACGTCGTCGCCGAGCTCCGCGAGCAGGTGCTCGCCCGGGCGGTGGCGCTCGGCCCGCGGTGGCTCGCCGACGGCAACGGCCCGCGGGTTGTCACCCTCGCCACGCGGGGGCTGGACGACCTCGAGCCCTACTTCGTGCGCTACCTCCCCCAGCTGCTGCTCGCCGCCACGGTCACCCCCGCCACGGTCCTGGTGATCCTCGGCCTGGACCTCACCTCGGCGCTCATCGTCGCCGCGACGATCCCCCTCATCCCGGTGTTCATGTGGCTCATCGGGGTGCTCACCCAGCGTTTCGCCGCGGAGCGGCTCGTCGCGATGCAGCGTCTGGGCGCCCAGCTCCTCGACCTCCTCGCCGGCCTGGCCACCCTCAAGGCCCTCGGCCGGGAGCGCGGACCCGCCGCGCGGGTGCGTGAGCTGGGGCAGGCCTACACCCGCACGACGATGGCCACGCTCAAGGTCGCCTTCCTCTCCGGCGCCGTGCTGGAGTTCCTCGCGTCGATCTCCGTGGCGCTCGTGGCGGTGACGATCGGCATGCGCATGGTCTACGGCGGGCTCGACCTCACCACCGGCCTGACCGTGCTCATGCTCGCGCCCGAGGTGTACCGCCCGCTGCGCGAGGTGGGATCGCACTTCCACGCCTCCGCGGACGGCGTCGCGGCCGCCGAGCAGGCCTTCGCCGTCCTCGAGGAGCGCCCGGCCACGCCCGGCACCGTGCCCGCACCCGACCTCCGCCGCACCGACATCGTCCTCGACGGCGTGAGCGTGGCGGCACCGGGCCGGGCGACGTGGGCGCCGTGGCGGCTGAGCGCGCGCCTGCACCCCGGTCGCGTGGTCGCCCTCGCCGGCCCCTCGGGCGCCGGCAAGACGACGGCCGCGCAGGTGGTCCTCGGTCTCCTTCGGCCGGAGGAGGGGTCGGTGCGCCTGGAGGACGTTCCTGCCGCCGGCCGGACCCGGCCGGCCGGCGCCGAGCCCGCCGACGCCGACGCCGGACCCGCCGGGCTCGACCTCGCCGACGTCGAGCCCGGCTCGTGGTTCGACCAGGTCACCTGGGTGCCGCAACGCCCGGTCATCGTGCCCGGGACCGTGCGGGCGAACGTCCTCGGTGACCGGCCGGTCGACGACGACGCCACGGCCGCCGCGCGCGCCACCGGCCTCGACACCGTCCTGGCCGAGCTCCCCCGCGGGTGGGAGACGCCCCTGGGCCACGGCGGGGTGGGGCTCTCCGTGGGCCAGCGTCAACGTCTCGCCCTGACCGCGGCCCTCCTCGGGAGCGCCCCGCTCGTCGTCCTCGACGAGCCGACCGCCCACCTCGACGCGGCCGCCGAGCAGCAGGTCCTGGACGCCGTGGCGGCCCTGCGCGACCAGGGCCGCACCGTCGTCGTCATCGCCCACCGGGCCGCCCTGCTCGACCTGGCCGACCACGTCGTCACGGTCGCCTCGGCCCCGGCCACCGCCGAGCCTGCCGAGGTGCGGTCATGA
- the cydC gene encoding thiol reductant ABC exporter subunit CydC — protein sequence MTAPAPPAPPAVAERPGAGVLPADERQALRRAVGLLALDRVRLLWAVLAGSAGLGSAVALTATSAWLIARASQMPPVLELSVAAVAVRTFGISRAVLRYLERLASHLVALRGMAALRETVYRRLAAGRTDAVAGLRRGDLLARTGADVDAVGDVVVRALLPAVVAAVVGVGSVVLVAWLHPAAGAVLAVCLLVAGVLGPWLSMRSARLAEHAQVLARGELAATAMTMVDGAAELTVSRRVAPLLRDLGRTERELAAAKDAAARPAALAAGIDTLAMGAAVLGALVLGIPATVAGTLQPVELAVVVLTPLAAFEGTAMLGPAAVQLVRSAGSAVRVMALLDAADPDGPEPPAGPTPAPAPAGSAPAAAPAGSAPAAVGPALAAPALTTGAHPGGPWLRARGLAVGWPGGPVVAAGLDLDLAPCRALAVVGPSGIGKTTLLLTLAGLLPPRAGTVTLDGTDVWGRSREEVSRQVVLTAEEAHVFATTVLENLRVARGDLTEDAAADLLRRAGLGEWLAGLPAGTATGLGTDAATISGGERRRLLLARALASPARLLLLDEPAEHLDPATADRLVTDLLRAGRDVAGRGVLLVTHRLAALGAADEVVVLGPAGDAGESPPAPATVQARGSHAELLATVPAYRWAAEQEERR from the coding sequence ATGACCGCGCCCGCCCCACCGGCACCGCCGGCGGTGGCCGAGCGTCCCGGCGCCGGTGTGCTGCCGGCCGACGAGCGCCAGGCGCTGCGCCGGGCCGTCGGCCTGCTGGCCCTGGACCGGGTGCGCCTGCTGTGGGCGGTCCTCGCCGGCAGCGCGGGCCTCGGCAGCGCCGTGGCGCTCACGGCGACCTCCGCCTGGCTCATCGCCCGCGCCTCCCAGATGCCGCCCGTGCTGGAGCTGTCGGTCGCCGCGGTGGCCGTGCGGACCTTCGGCATCTCCCGCGCGGTGCTGCGCTACCTCGAGCGCCTCGCCTCACACCTGGTGGCGCTGCGCGGCATGGCGGCGCTGCGCGAGACCGTCTACCGCCGGCTCGCCGCCGGTCGCACCGACGCCGTCGCCGGCCTGCGCCGCGGGGACCTCCTGGCCCGGACGGGGGCCGACGTCGACGCAGTCGGCGACGTCGTCGTCCGCGCCCTGCTGCCCGCGGTGGTCGCAGCGGTCGTCGGGGTCGGGTCGGTCGTCCTCGTCGCGTGGCTGCACCCGGCCGCGGGCGCCGTGCTGGCCGTCTGCCTGCTCGTCGCGGGCGTCCTCGGGCCGTGGCTGAGCATGCGGTCGGCGCGGCTCGCCGAGCACGCCCAGGTCCTCGCCCGCGGTGAGCTCGCCGCCACGGCGATGACGATGGTCGACGGCGCCGCCGAGCTCACCGTCTCGCGGCGCGTCGCACCGCTCCTGCGCGACCTGGGCCGCACCGAGCGCGAGCTGGCCGCCGCCAAGGACGCCGCCGCGCGGCCGGCCGCGCTCGCCGCGGGCATCGACACCCTCGCCATGGGGGCGGCCGTGCTCGGGGCCCTCGTGCTGGGCATCCCCGCCACCGTGGCGGGCACGCTCCAGCCGGTCGAGCTCGCCGTCGTCGTCCTCACCCCGCTGGCCGCGTTCGAGGGCACCGCCATGCTCGGCCCGGCGGCCGTCCAGCTCGTCCGGTCCGCCGGCTCGGCGGTGCGGGTCATGGCCCTGCTCGACGCCGCCGACCCGGACGGGCCCGAGCCGCCCGCCGGACCGACACCCGCACCCGCACCCGCCGGATCCGCACCCGCAGCCGCACCCGCCGGATCCGCACCCGCAGCCGTCGGGCCGGCCCTCGCGGCACCGGCGCTGACCACCGGCGCCCACCCCGGCGGACCGTGGCTGCGCGCCCGGGGCCTGGCCGTGGGCTGGCCCGGCGGCCCGGTCGTCGCGGCAGGCCTGGACCTGGACCTCGCGCCCTGCCGTGCGCTCGCCGTCGTCGGACCCAGCGGCATCGGCAAGACCACGCTCCTCCTCACCCTGGCCGGGCTGCTGCCGCCGCGGGCCGGCACGGTCACCCTCGACGGGACGGACGTGTGGGGCCGCTCCCGCGAGGAGGTCAGCCGGCAGGTCGTCCTCACGGCCGAGGAGGCGCACGTCTTCGCCACGACCGTCCTGGAGAACCTCCGCGTCGCCCGCGGCGACCTCACCGAGGACGCCGCCGCCGACCTGCTGCGCCGCGCCGGTCTGGGCGAGTGGCTCGCCGGGCTGCCCGCCGGGACGGCCACCGGGCTCGGCACCGACGCCGCCACGATCTCCGGCGGGGAGCGCCGGCGCCTGCTCCTGGCGCGGGCGCTCGCCAGCCCGGCCCGGCTCCTCCTGCTCGACGAGCCCGCGGAGCACCTGGACCCGGCCACCGCCGACCGCCTGGTCACCGACCTCCTGCGTGCCGGGCGGGACGTCGCCGGCCGCGGGGTCCTGCTGGTGACCCATCGGCTCGCCGCCCTCGGCGCCGCGGACGAGGTCGTGGTCCTCGGCCCGGCGGGGGACGCGGGCGAGAGCCCGCCCGCACCGGCTACCGTGCAGGCCAGGGGCTCGCACGCGGAGCTCCTGGC